In Chitinophagales bacterium, one DNA window encodes the following:
- a CDS encoding polyprenyl synthetase family protein: MSSALDHIKAPIAKELKLFEHKFHDSMKSNTPLLDAITRYIVKSKGKQVRPMFVFLSAKMFGDITEKTYRAAALIELLHTATLVHDDVVDDSYQRRGFFSINALWKNKIAVLVGDYLLSKGLLLSISNKDFGMLEIVSDAVREMSEGELLQIEKTRKLNISEEVYFEIIRQKTATLISSACACGAASSGVSTDDVSKMKLFGEKIGIAFQIKDDLLDYTTDDTGKPKGIDIKEKKMTLPVIYLLNHADSAVKRKVINTIKNHHDNKEKVNEIIGMVLQSGGIEYAASKMNLYKEEALQLLTSFPDSPSRRSLEELVDFTTARKK; the protein is encoded by the coding sequence ATGTCATCTGCCTTAGATCATATCAAAGCGCCTATTGCAAAGGAGTTGAAACTTTTTGAGCATAAGTTTCACGATTCGATGAAGAGCAATACGCCGTTGTTAGATGCTATCACACGGTATATTGTAAAAAGCAAGGGCAAACAGGTGCGTCCAATGTTTGTTTTTCTTTCCGCAAAAATGTTTGGCGATATTACGGAAAAGACCTACCGTGCCGCGGCTCTTATTGAATTACTCCATACCGCAACGCTGGTACACGATGATGTGGTGGACGATTCCTATCAACGTCGTGGATTCTTCTCTATCAATGCGCTTTGGAAAAATAAGATTGCTGTGCTCGTTGGTGATTACCTGCTGTCAAAAGGCCTGTTGCTCTCCATCTCCAATAAAGATTTCGGCATGCTCGAAATTGTATCGGATGCCGTGCGGGAAATGAGTGAAGGTGAATTGTTACAGATTGAGAAAACCCGCAAGCTCAATATCAGCGAGGAAGTATATTTTGAAATCATCCGGCAGAAAACCGCTACACTGATCTCTTCGGCCTGTGCATGCGGTGCAGCTTCATCCGGTGTTTCCACCGACGACGTCTCAAAGATGAAACTGTTTGGAGAGAAAATCGGCATCGCCTTTCAGATCAAAGACGACCTGCTCGACTACACCACTGATGATACCGGCAAACCGAAAGGCATCGACATCAAAGAAAAGAAAATGACATTGCCTGTCATCTATTTATTAAACCACGCTGATTCCGCCGTGAAAAGAAAGGTGATCAACACCATCAAAAACCATCACGATAACAAAGAAAAAGTGAATGAGATCATCGGAATGGTTTTACAGTCAGGTGGTATTGAATACGCCGCCTCCAAAATGAATCTGTATAAAGAAGAGGCATTACAACTACTCACCTCCTTTCCTGATTCTCCGTCACGAAGGTCGCTGGAAGAACTCGTGGATTTCACTACTGCCAGAAAAAAATAA
- a CDS encoding response regulator transcription factor — MPVNIIIYEDNTFLRESLSSLIVKAEGFELCGAYENCNEVEAQVDVLKPDVVLMDIEMAGVNGIEGLKIIRNKFPDVNVLMLTVFEDNDRVFEAICAGATGYLLKKTPPAKILDAIRDVVDGGAPMTSSIARKVLQLFPKQPARSEEIDKLTQREQQVLQLLVNGYSYKMIAAELHVTLETVRTYIKRMYEKLRVHSVTEAISKAFPDRKI; from the coding sequence ATGCCTGTCAACATTATAATTTATGAAGACAATACTTTCCTGCGGGAAAGTCTTTCATCGCTGATTGTCAAAGCCGAAGGTTTTGAGCTCTGCGGCGCCTATGAAAACTGTAATGAAGTGGAAGCGCAGGTCGACGTTCTGAAGCCGGATGTAGTGCTGATGGATATTGAAATGGCAGGCGTAAACGGTATTGAAGGGCTGAAGATCATCCGCAACAAATTTCCGGATGTAAATGTGCTGATGCTTACGGTTTTTGAAGATAACGACCGTGTGTTTGAAGCTATCTGCGCCGGCGCCACCGGTTACCTCCTGAAGAAGACACCACCGGCAAAAATACTGGATGCCATACGTGATGTAGTGGACGGCGGTGCGCCGATGACGTCGTCGATTGCCCGTAAAGTGCTGCAATTGTTTCCCAAACAACCTGCACGCAGCGAAGAAATTGATAAGCTCACGCAAAGGGAACAACAGGTGCTGCAGTTGCTGGTGAATGGTTACAGCTACAAAATGATTGCCGCTGAATTGCATGTAACCCTCGAAACTGTCCGTACCTATATCAAACGCATGTACGAGAAATTACGTGTTCATTCTGTAACGGAAGCCATCAGCAAAGCTTTTCCCGACAGGAAAATATGA
- a CDS encoding T9SS type A sorting domain-containing protein encodes MKKSTTLFLLMAMLGVQTLSFAQAPVQEVSGYITSNTTWTKENIYLLSGFVYVTNGATLTIEPGTLIKGDKFSKGALIIARGAKLIADGTADEPIVFTSNGPTGFRTYGDWGGIILLGKASINQAGGEAIIEGGVDDGQGNGTYGGGTSPDDNDNSGVLRYVRIEFPGIAFAPNNEINGLTCGGVGRGTVLEHIQVSYSGDDSYEFFGGTVNAKYLIAFRGLDDDFDTDNGYSGKLQFLYSLRDPNIADISGSNGFESDNDATGSTNTPVTHALFSNVTIAGPKVTSSSAFNASYKRGAHLRRNTQTCIYNSILMGYPSGIMVDGAASETNATADLLQVRNTVLSGCASSFEVASGSAFDISGWFNTAAYANTVYTANTDVMLTDPFNLAAPNALPAAGSPVLSGAAFSVTNLTDPFFEVVNFRGAFGTTDWTLGWANWTPNNSGYTSVSEPNTISGINIYPNPMSDNATLELNLQEANMVNIAITDLSGRMISEVLNEQLAAGYHNISIQAPNLATGLYFLQVRSGYDNQVIKLTVAR; translated from the coding sequence ATGAAAAAATCTACAACATTATTCCTGCTGATGGCGATGCTTGGTGTTCAAACACTCTCGTTTGCCCAGGCGCCCGTGCAGGAAGTTTCAGGTTACATTACCAGCAATACTACGTGGACGAAAGAAAACATTTACCTGCTTTCAGGATTTGTTTATGTAACGAATGGTGCAACACTCACGATCGAACCCGGCACACTTATTAAAGGCGACAAGTTCTCAAAAGGCGCACTCATAATTGCACGCGGCGCAAAGCTGATCGCAGACGGAACCGCTGATGAACCCATTGTTTTCACTTCTAATGGTCCAACCGGATTCCGTACTTATGGAGACTGGGGCGGCATCATTCTTTTGGGTAAAGCATCCATTAACCAGGCAGGCGGAGAAGCGATTATCGAAGGTGGAGTGGATGATGGCCAGGGCAATGGTACCTATGGTGGCGGCACCTCCCCTGACGACAACGACAACTCCGGTGTGTTGCGTTATGTACGCATTGAGTTTCCCGGGATTGCTTTTGCACCCAACAATGAAATCAACGGATTAACCTGCGGCGGCGTGGGAAGAGGAACCGTGCTTGAACATATACAAGTGAGTTACTCCGGCGATGATTCCTACGAGTTTTTTGGCGGAACTGTTAACGCTAAATACCTTATTGCTTTCCGCGGGTTGGACGATGATTTTGACACCGACAACGGTTACAGCGGAAAACTTCAATTCCTTTATTCGCTTCGCGATCCTAATATCGCAGACATCAGTGGTTCCAATGGATTTGAATCTGACAACGATGCAACAGGTTCAACGAATACGCCGGTAACACATGCGCTTTTTTCCAATGTTACCATCGCAGGTCCTAAGGTGACATCCTCCAGCGCATTTAATGCCAGCTACAAACGCGGCGCTCACTTGCGGAGAAACACACAAACTTGCATTTACAACAGCATACTGATGGGTTATCCCAGCGGTATCATGGTAGATGGCGCGGCATCCGAAACAAATGCAACGGCGGATTTGCTGCAGGTTCGCAATACCGTCTTATCGGGTTGTGCCAGCAGTTTTGAAGTGGCTTCCGGCAGTGCATTTGATATCAGCGGATGGTTCAATACTGCTGCTTATGCCAATACTGTTTATACCGCGAATACCGATGTGATGCTGACAGATCCTTTTAATCTTGCAGCTCCCAATGCTTTGCCGGCAGCAGGTTCACCCGTTTTAAGCGGTGCTGCTTTCTCTGTTACCAACCTGACAGATCCCTTTTTTGAAGTGGTGAATTTTCGCGGCGCTTTTGGCACAACCGACTGGACACTTGGATGGGCCAACTGGACACCCAACAATTCCGGTTATACGTCCGTCTCTGAACCAAACACAATCTCAGGCATCAACATTTACCCAAATCCTATGAGCGATAACGCAACCTTAGAACTTAATTTACAGGAAGCCAATATGGTTAATATTGCCATCACCGACTTGTCCGGAAGGATGATCAGTGAAGTGTTGAATGAACAACTGGCTGCAGGTTATCATAACATCAGCATTCAGGCTCCGAATCTTGCAACAGGCCTTTACTTCCTGCAGGTAAGATCAGGGTACGACAACCAGGTGATCAAACTTACAGTAGCCAGGTAA
- a CDS encoding TonB-dependent receptor: MQRYFPALLLLFYCFSIQAAQTGSIAGHIVDSRNSEDLIGATVALEDHQEIGTATDIDGRFSLDGLQPGKYHLLVSYVSYNSKIIRDVEVKAGEVTTLQVALESNANELEEVVVTSSFSKENVNSLLIMQKNFASVSDGISADVIRKTPDKNTGDALKRVNGVTIQNGRFVIVRGLPDRYNIAMMNGSPLPSTEPDRKVFSFDLIPSFLVDNIIIVKTAQPDLPGDFAGGVVTINSRDVPEQNFLNISAGTGINTLANFNTWYATYGGKTDWLGKDDGTRALPSGFPGTETITSLANSANTEILDYSRMLPNDWAFETTKSAAPGFNGQLVGGLKKRTGNAGTFALVGGATYNSSNKLSNFSRYDFASDGTRQYEYHDAQCRNNVSWGSLLNLAYNFNENNKLTFKNSYTVNTDDIMTIRTGDEFSNVRDVQAYAYNYIENGLFTSQLEGYHYLRSSKIKIDWNGAYAKTTRNQPDYRRLYYFKNYEDSAFTTYVPFGSASPNYGGKFYSSLAENNYSAGVNVAVPFIFLNNTSTFKIGTFHQWKSRDFAARVLGYVVYDIGKFYSEPGNADIFYQAPADIFAAENISETGFRIDEITNPSDAYSASSVLHAYYAMLDNQLLEKLRLIWGARIEFFDQTLTSFEYGGAPVDYHTSSADFNTLPFDLLPSVNLVYALTEKINLRAAYSKTLSRPEFREVAPFSFYNFDEMESRIGNDSLGRTAIGNYDLKFENFFGNGQVVSISAFYKNFDNPIEQKVYPGSGAGSRTVTWVNATSATVYGIELELRKNLDFLKKIFRWNQFDNFAFSTNLAFIKSKVDQSNDPNAWQPVRPLQGQSPYIINFGFTYTEPVSELGIGLFYNQIGRRIDAIGDKNYPDIYEDHRPLLDAQISKRIFKGGSLKLNMNDILAKSLTFYQDQNVNGKLDTEGDDTIIIRQQTGSNFSLSFSYSF, translated from the coding sequence ATGCAAAGATATTTCCCTGCTCTCTTGCTTCTTTTTTATTGTTTCTCCATACAAGCTGCACAAACAGGTTCCATTGCCGGCCATATCGTTGACAGCAGGAACAGTGAGGACCTTATCGGCGCTACTGTCGCACTTGAGGACCATCAGGAGATTGGAACAGCTACGGATATTGACGGAAGATTCTCACTCGATGGATTGCAGCCGGGCAAATATCATCTCCTCGTATCCTATGTCTCCTATAACAGCAAGATAATCCGTGACGTGGAAGTAAAAGCAGGGGAAGTTACAACGCTCCAGGTCGCCCTGGAAAGCAATGCCAATGAATTAGAAGAGGTGGTGGTTACTTCTTCCTTTTCAAAAGAAAATGTGAACTCATTGCTCATCATGCAGAAAAATTTTGCCTCTGTGTCAGATGGCATATCTGCCGATGTAATTCGTAAGACACCTGATAAAAATACCGGCGATGCATTAAAACGTGTGAACGGCGTAACGATTCAAAACGGGCGCTTTGTTATTGTGCGCGGGTTGCCCGACCGTTACAACATTGCCATGATGAACGGTTCTCCTTTGCCCAGCACGGAACCCGACCGAAAGGTTTTTTCTTTCGACCTGATCCCATCCTTTCTTGTAGACAACATCATTATTGTGAAAACGGCGCAGCCCGATTTGCCCGGCGACTTTGCGGGTGGAGTAGTGACCATTAATTCACGGGATGTGCCGGAACAGAATTTTCTCAATATCAGCGCCGGCACCGGCATAAATACACTGGCGAATTTCAATACGTGGTATGCCACCTATGGCGGTAAAACAGACTGGCTGGGAAAAGATGACGGCACCCGCGCATTGCCTTCCGGTTTTCCCGGAACGGAAACGATTACCAGTCTTGCCAATTCCGCCAACACTGAAATCCTGGATTACTCGCGCATGCTGCCCAACGACTGGGCATTTGAAACAACAAAATCTGCCGCACCCGGATTCAACGGGCAGCTGGTCGGAGGTTTAAAAAAGCGCACCGGCAATGCAGGAACCTTTGCGCTGGTGGGCGGAGCTACGTACAACAGTTCCAATAAGCTGTCAAATTTCTCGCGCTATGATTTCGCATCAGATGGCACACGTCAGTATGAATACCATGATGCACAATGCAGAAACAATGTATCGTGGGGAAGTTTGCTGAATCTCGCTTACAACTTCAATGAGAACAACAAACTCACTTTTAAAAATTCATATACCGTCAATACAGATGACATTATGACCATTCGTACCGGCGATGAATTCAGCAATGTCCGCGATGTGCAGGCCTATGCCTACAACTATATTGAAAACGGCCTCTTCACCAGTCAGCTCGAAGGATATCATTATCTCCGCAGTTCCAAAATAAAGATCGACTGGAACGGAGCATACGCAAAAACAACCCGTAATCAGCCTGATTACCGCAGGTTGTACTATTTCAAAAACTATGAAGACTCAGCCTTCACCACCTATGTTCCTTTTGGTTCGGCTTCGCCCAACTATGGAGGGAAATTTTATTCATCGCTTGCAGAAAATAATTACAGTGCCGGTGTAAACGTTGCGGTACCGTTTATTTTTCTCAACAATACCAGTACGTTTAAAATCGGAACATTTCACCAATGGAAGTCACGTGACTTTGCTGCGCGTGTACTGGGTTATGTGGTATATGACATCGGCAAGTTTTATTCGGAACCAGGCAATGCAGATATTTTTTACCAGGCGCCCGCAGATATTTTTGCAGCGGAAAACATCAGTGAAACGGGTTTCAGAATCGATGAAATCACCAACCCTTCCGATGCCTATTCCGCATCTTCTGTTTTGCACGCTTATTATGCCATGCTGGATAACCAGCTGCTGGAGAAGCTGCGCCTGATCTGGGGAGCACGCATTGAGTTCTTTGATCAGACACTTACTTCTTTTGAATATGGTGGCGCGCCCGTTGACTATCACACAAGTTCAGCAGATTTTAATACACTGCCCTTCGATCTCTTGCCTTCCGTCAACCTGGTTTATGCACTCACAGAAAAAATCAACCTTCGCGCCGCTTATTCAAAAACATTATCAAGGCCGGAGTTCCGCGAAGTGGCGCCTTTCTCATTCTATAACTTTGATGAAATGGAAAGCCGTATAGGGAATGATTCACTTGGCCGCACTGCTATCGGCAACTATGATCTCAAGTTTGAAAACTTTTTCGGCAATGGACAGGTGGTTTCCATCAGCGCATTCTATAAGAACTTCGACAACCCTATTGAGCAGAAAGTCTATCCCGGATCCGGCGCCGGCTCGCGTACGGTAACATGGGTGAATGCAACGTCTGCCACCGTATACGGCATTGAACTGGAGCTCAGGAAAAATCTTGATTTTCTGAAAAAAATTTTCCGCTGGAACCAGTTCGACAACTTTGCATTCAGCACTAATCTTGCATTTATCAAGTCAAAAGTTGACCAGTCAAATGATCCAAATGCATGGCAGCCGGTACGTCCGTTGCAGGGCCAGTCACCCTATATCATCAACTTTGGATTTACCTATACGGAACCCGTGAGTGAACTGGGAATCGGCTTATTCTATAATCAGATCGGCAGGAGGATTGACGCCATCGGCGACAAGAATTATCCTGATATCTATGAAGATCACAGGCCATTGCTGGATGCACAAATCAGCAAAAGGATTTTTAAAGGCGGCAGTCTCAAGCTGAATATGAACGATATCTTAGCGAAGAGCCTCACCTTTTACCAGGATCAGAATGTGAACGGCAAGCTGGATACGGAAGGAGATGATACCATCATCATAAGGCAGCAGACCGGCTCCAATTTTTCACTTTCTTTCAGCTATAGCTTTTAA
- a CDS encoding DUF3109 family protein, with amino-acid sequence MILIDHTIVSDELLEKQFTCALDKCKGACCVAGDSGAPLEFAETAVLESIYDTVKPYMSEEGIAAVQQFGKWLIDSDGDFVTPLVMGMKQCAYVFFENGIAKCAIEKACFEGKTDFRKPISCHLYPVRITRYEHYDAVNYNKWDVCAPACDLGRQLGTPVFRFVKDALIRKYGAAWYEQLAGAAAFKEEKDAGIFPLR; translated from the coding sequence ATGATATTAATCGATCATACCATTGTGTCTGATGAATTGCTGGAAAAGCAATTTACCTGTGCACTCGATAAATGTAAGGGTGCCTGTTGCGTGGCCGGCGATTCCGGTGCTCCGCTGGAATTCGCTGAAACAGCCGTCCTCGAGTCCATCTATGATACGGTGAAGCCATATATGTCGGAAGAAGGCATCGCAGCCGTGCAGCAGTTCGGCAAGTGGCTGATTGACAGTGATGGTGATTTTGTGACACCACTTGTGATGGGCATGAAGCAGTGCGCCTATGTTTTTTTTGAAAATGGCATAGCGAAATGTGCCATTGAAAAAGCCTGCTTCGAAGGTAAAACTGACTTCCGGAAACCCATCTCCTGCCATTTATATCCGGTAAGAATAACCAGGTATGAACATTATGATGCCGTGAATTACAATAAATGGGATGTCTGCGCACCAGCCTGTGATCTGGGCAGACAACTCGGCACGCCTGTTTTTCGATTTGTGAAAGATGCGCTGATCAGGAAATACGGTGCTGCATGGTATGAACAGTTAGCGGGCGCCGCGGCATTTAAAGAAGAAAAGGATGCCGGAATCTTCCCTTTGCGTTGA
- a CDS encoding alkaline phosphatase family protein yields MSRLLLLLTLLQLNMKVVTGQDTTLLVAGPMLGYVEHREALVWIEVSQAVRSIDLKYYPADNASIAKTIHYTGALGEAYNPEKVVLENLDMNTEYVYEIYLNNKKQAFSYPLHFKTKDIWEYRRPAPDFSFLFGSCAYINDPPSDRPGEVYGLSPRIFDTMAKVPADFMLWLGDNTYTREADYTSRSGFYYRYTHTRKCSNMQHLLASRPNFAIWDDHDYGPNDAGSSFELKDVSLQTFKDFWGNKSYGEPDNPGVYTKFTWSDCDFFLIDDRYYRSDDVMNDSSSEKQFMGDRQFSWLVNNLLYSKASFKFLVFGSQVLNPLNDFESFRFYRKEYDALLKLIRENGITGVVLLSGDRHFSEIIKVQPEGLYPLYDITGSAFTSRSYAKFAETKEFKNPYRVVPAAVTEQNFIKVTISGGRNNRVAGITAITADNKVAWQYEIRQAELKW; encoded by the coding sequence ATGTCTCGTCTTCTGCTTCTGCTCACGCTGCTGCAACTAAATATGAAAGTGGTAACCGGCCAGGATACTACCCTGCTTGTTGCCGGGCCGATGCTTGGTTATGTGGAACATCGGGAAGCATTGGTATGGATAGAGGTTTCACAAGCAGTCCGCTCCATTGACTTAAAATATTATCCTGCCGATAATGCATCCATCGCAAAAACTATTCACTATACAGGCGCCTTGGGCGAAGCATACAATCCGGAGAAGGTAGTGCTGGAGAATCTCGATATGAACACGGAATATGTATATGAAATATACCTAAACAATAAAAAGCAGGCCTTCTCTTACCCGCTGCATTTTAAAACCAAAGATATCTGGGAGTACAGGCGTCCGGCACCCGACTTCTCTTTTTTGTTTGGGTCTTGTGCCTATATTAACGACCCTCCTTCCGACCGGCCCGGCGAAGTGTATGGATTAAGCCCGCGCATATTTGATACAATGGCAAAAGTCCCCGCTGATTTCATGCTCTGGCTTGGCGATAATACATATACGCGTGAGGCAGATTACACTTCAAGGAGCGGATTCTACTATCGTTATACCCATACACGCAAATGCAGCAACATGCAGCACCTGCTGGCGTCGAGGCCTAATTTTGCCATTTGGGATGATCATGATTATGGTCCCAATGATGCAGGTTCCTCTTTTGAGCTGAAAGATGTTTCACTGCAAACATTTAAAGATTTCTGGGGGAATAAATCCTATGGTGAACCTGACAATCCCGGCGTCTATACAAAATTCACCTGGAGTGACTGCGATTTCTTTCTGATTGATGATCGTTATTACCGGTCGGATGATGTCATGAACGACAGCAGCAGCGAAAAACAATTTATGGGCGACAGGCAATTTAGCTGGCTTGTGAATAACCTGCTTTATTCAAAAGCATCTTTCAAGTTCCTGGTCTTCGGCAGTCAGGTCCTCAATCCTTTGAATGATTTTGAAAGTTTCCGTTTTTACAGGAAAGAATATGATGCCCTGCTGAAACTTATCCGGGAAAACGGCATCACCGGTGTCGTTTTGCTCAGTGGCGACCGTCATTTTTCCGAGATCATCAAAGTGCAGCCGGAAGGCCTTTATCCTTTATACGATATAACAGGTTCTGCTTTCACTTCACGCAGTTATGCAAAATTTGCGGAGACAAAAGAATTCAAAAACCCATACCGCGTGGTGCCTGCCGCCGTCACCGAACAGAATTTTATAAAAGTTACCATCAGCGGCGGACGTAATAACCGTGTGGCTGGTATCACAGCCATCACAGCCGATAATAAGGTGGCTTGGCAATATGAGATCCGGCAAGCGGAATTGAAGTGGTAG